One region of Pseudomonas sp. ABC1 genomic DNA includes:
- the argE gene encoding acetylornithine deacetylase, with protein sequence MPSRDLLADLIAFDTTSRASNLLLIDYVRGYLGGLGIASELLFNEDGSKANLYARIGPDGPGGVMLSGHSDVVPVDGQAWTLPPFALSERDGRLYGRGTADMKGFIACVLASLPAFLRKPLRLPLHIAISYDEEVGCLGVRSLVEHLRASPEWPAICLIGEPTGMRPVLGHKGKLAMRCEVHGAACHSAYAPQGVNAIEYAARLIGRLGEIGQRLAVPERQDERFDPPFSTVQTGVIQGGSALNIVPAECRFDFEMRALPGDDPQTVAAELRDYAEDELLPRMRAVSAASDIRFSELSAYPGLFTDPGSDAARLLALLCGRDDFSTVAFGTEGGLFDAAGIATVVCGPGSMEQGHKPDEFVSLEQLAACDALLARLAEWMQADA encoded by the coding sequence ATGCCCAGCCGCGACCTGCTCGCCGACCTGATCGCCTTCGACACCACCAGCCGCGCCTCCAACCTGCTGCTGATCGACTATGTGCGCGGCTACCTGGGGGGCCTGGGCATCGCCAGCGAGCTGCTGTTCAACGAGGACGGCAGCAAGGCCAACCTCTACGCACGCATCGGCCCGGACGGCCCGGGCGGGGTGATGCTGTCCGGCCACAGCGACGTGGTGCCGGTGGACGGCCAGGCCTGGACGCTGCCGCCCTTCGCGCTGAGTGAGCGCGACGGGCGTCTCTACGGGCGCGGCACGGCGGACATGAAGGGCTTTATCGCCTGCGTGCTGGCCAGCCTGCCGGCGTTTCTGCGCAAGCCGCTGCGCCTGCCGCTGCATATCGCCATCTCCTATGACGAGGAAGTCGGTTGCCTCGGCGTACGCAGCCTTGTCGAACACCTGCGCGCCAGCCCCGAGTGGCCGGCCATCTGCCTGATCGGCGAGCCCACCGGCATGCGCCCGGTGCTCGGCCACAAGGGCAAGCTGGCGATGCGCTGCGAGGTGCACGGCGCGGCCTGCCATTCGGCCTATGCGCCGCAAGGCGTCAACGCCATCGAGTACGCGGCGCGGCTGATTGGCCGGCTCGGCGAGATCGGCCAGCGCCTGGCTGTGCCAGAGCGCCAGGATGAGCGTTTCGACCCGCCGTTCTCCACCGTGCAGACCGGCGTCATCCAGGGCGGCAGCGCGCTGAATATCGTCCCCGCCGAATGCCGCTTCGACTTCGAGATGCGCGCCCTGCCGGGCGACGATCCGCAGACGGTGGCCGCCGAACTGCGCGACTACGCCGAGGACGAACTGCTGCCACGTATGCGCGCCGTCAGTGCGGCCAGCGACATCCGCTTCAGTGAATTGTCCGCCTATCCCGGCCTGTTCACCGACCCCGGCAGCGACGCCGCGCGCCTGCTGGCGCTGCTGTGTGGCCGTGACGATTTCTCCACCGTCGCCTTCGGCACCGAGGGCGGCCTGTTCGACGCCGCCGGTATCGCCACCGTGGTCTGCGGCCCCGGCAGCATGGAGCAGGGGCACAAGCCGGACGAGTTCGTCAGCCTGGAGCAACTGGCGGCCTGCGATGCCCTGCTGGCGCGGCTGGCCGAGTGGATGCAGGCGGATGCCTGA
- a CDS encoding DUF1028 domain-containing protein, with protein sequence MTFSIVGRCAETGQLGIAISSSSIAVGARCPWLRAGVGAVSTQNVTLPALGPQTLDLLAAGQTPAEALDNALARNGWSQYRQVAVLDSQGNTALFSGSEALGLHHARAGEQCVAAGNLLADSRVIDTMLDAFEQAPGCLADRLLAAMHAAMAQGGEAGPVHSAALQVVGDLVWPIIDLRIDWAETDPIGELDALWRAYQPQMDDYIVRALDPTQAPRYGVPGDE encoded by the coding sequence ATGACCTTTTCCATCGTCGGCCGTTGCGCCGAAACCGGGCAACTGGGCATCGCCATCAGCTCGTCGAGCATCGCCGTGGGCGCCCGCTGCCCTTGGTTGCGCGCCGGCGTGGGTGCGGTGTCCACGCAGAACGTCACGCTGCCGGCGCTCGGCCCGCAGACCCTCGACCTGCTCGCCGCCGGCCAGACACCCGCCGAAGCACTGGACAACGCCCTGGCGCGTAATGGCTGGAGCCAGTACCGCCAGGTGGCGGTGCTCGACAGCCAGGGCAACACGGCACTGTTCAGCGGCAGCGAAGCCCTCGGCCTGCACCACGCCCGCGCCGGCGAGCAGTGCGTGGCGGCCGGCAATCTGCTGGCCGACAGCCGTGTGATCGACACCATGCTGGACGCCTTCGAGCAAGCCCCCGGCTGCCTGGCCGACCGCCTGCTGGCCGCCATGCACGCGGCCATGGCGCAGGGCGGCGAGGCCGGGCCGGTGCATTCGGCGGCGCTGCAAGTGGTGGGCGACCTGGTCTGGCCGATCATCGACCTGCGGATAGACTGGGCCGAGACCGATCCCATCGGCGAACTGGATGCCCTCTGGCGCGCCTACCAGCCGCAGATGGACGACTACATCGTGCGCGCCCTCGACCCGACCCAGGCGCCGCGCTACGGCGTACCGGGCGATGAGTGA
- a CDS encoding RidA family protein, whose amino-acid sequence MPTHTRIRMFNTKVTYPNQTLDNDLCQAVRAGNTVYVRGQVGTDFDGNLVGLGDPRAQAEQAMKNVKQLLEEAGSDLSHIVKTTTYIIDPRYREPVYQEVGKWLKGVFPISTGLVISALAQPQWLMEIDVIAVIPE is encoded by the coding sequence ATGCCGACCCATACCCGTATCCGCATGTTCAACACCAAGGTCACCTACCCCAACCAGACCCTGGACAACGACCTCTGCCAGGCCGTGCGCGCCGGCAACACGGTCTATGTGCGCGGCCAGGTAGGCACCGACTTCGACGGCAACCTAGTCGGCCTCGGCGATCCGCGCGCCCAGGCCGAGCAGGCGATGAAGAACGTCAAGCAACTGCTGGAGGAGGCGGGCTCGGACCTGTCCCATATCGTCAAGACCACCACCTACATCATCGACCCGCGCTACCGCGAGCCGGTGTACCAGGAGGTCGGCAAGTGGCTGAAGGGCGTCTTCCCGATTTCCACCGGGCTGGTGATCAGCGCCCTGGCACAGCCGCAGTGGCTGATGGAAATCGACGTGATCGCGGTGATCCCCGAGTGA
- a CDS encoding NAD(P)/FAD-dependent oxidoreductase: MNDLKQHAARTAGITETDTLVVGAGQAGVAMSEHLSKLGVPHLVLERKRIAERWRSERWDSLVANGPAWHDRFPGLEFDDLDPDAFASKERIADYFEAYARQFNAPIRTGVEVLKVERNVGRPGFRVETSDGVIEARRVVAATGPFQRPLIPAIAPADARLTQLHSVEYRNPQQLPEGAVLVVGAGSSGVQIADELNRAGRKVYLSVGPHDRPPRSYRNRDFVWWLGVLGLWDMETVQPGKEHVTIAVSGARGGNTIDFRELAQQGITLVGLTKAFADGVASFQPDLADNLAAGDENYRSLLDAADAYIARNGLDLPEEPEARRTFPEPECVRQPILDLDLAEAGVTTVIWATGFAVDFGWLPESALDACGKPSHQRGVSSEPGVYFLGLPWLSRRGSTFIWGVWHDARHIADHIATQRKYGDYLDATQREAEAPAQNATRQGAR; this comes from the coding sequence ATGAACGATCTCAAGCAGCACGCGGCCAGGACCGCAGGCATCACCGAAACAGACACCCTCGTCGTCGGCGCCGGTCAGGCCGGCGTGGCCATGAGCGAACACCTGAGCAAACTCGGCGTGCCGCACCTGGTGCTGGAGCGCAAGCGCATTGCCGAGCGCTGGCGCAGCGAGCGCTGGGATTCGCTGGTGGCCAACGGCCCGGCCTGGCACGACCGCTTCCCCGGCCTGGAATTCGATGACCTCGACCCCGACGCCTTCGCCTCGAAGGAGCGCATCGCCGACTACTTCGAAGCCTATGCCAGGCAATTCAACGCGCCGATCCGCACCGGCGTCGAAGTGCTCAAGGTCGAGCGCAATGTCGGGCGCCCCGGCTTTCGCGTGGAAACCTCCGACGGCGTGATCGAAGCCCGGCGCGTGGTGGCGGCCACCGGCCCGTTCCAGCGCCCGCTGATCCCGGCCATCGCCCCGGCGGATGCGCGCCTGACTCAGCTGCACTCGGTGGAATACCGCAACCCGCAGCAGTTGCCCGAAGGCGCCGTGCTGGTGGTGGGCGCCGGCTCCTCGGGGGTGCAGATCGCCGATGAGCTGAACCGCGCCGGGCGCAAGGTCTACCTGTCGGTCGGCCCCCACGACCGTCCGCCGCGCAGCTACCGCAACCGCGATTTCGTCTGGTGGCTGGGTGTGCTCGGGCTGTGGGACATGGAAACCGTGCAGCCGGGCAAGGAGCACGTCACTATCGCCGTCAGCGGCGCCCGGGGCGGCAACACCATCGACTTCCGCGAACTGGCGCAGCAGGGCATCACTCTGGTCGGCCTGACCAAGGCCTTCGCCGATGGCGTGGCGAGCTTCCAGCCGGACCTGGCCGACAACCTGGCGGCGGGCGACGAGAACTACCGCTCGCTGCTGGACGCCGCCGATGCCTACATCGCCCGCAACGGCCTCGACCTGCCGGAAGAGCCCGAAGCGCGCCGGACCTTCCCCGAGCCGGAGTGCGTCCGCCAGCCGATCCTCGACCTCGACCTGGCCGAGGCGGGCGTCACCACTGTCATCTGGGCCACCGGCTTTGCCGTGGACTTCGGCTGGCTGCCCGAGAGCGCCCTGGATGCCTGCGGCAAGCCCAGCCACCAGCGCGGTGTGTCCAGCGAGCCGGGGGTGTACTTCCTCGGCCTGCCGTGGCTGTCGCGGCGCGGGTCCACCTTTATCTGGGGTGTCTGGCACGACGCCAGGCACATCGCCGACCACATCGCCACGCAGCGCAAATACGGCGACTACCTCGACGCCACGCAGCGCGAGGCCGAAGCACCCGCACAGAACGCCACTCGCCAGGGAGCCCGCTGA
- a CDS encoding LysR substrate-binding domain-containing protein: MAAYTLRQLKYFVTTVECGSVAEASRKLYIAQPSISTAVKGLEESFGVQLFIRHHAQGVSLTPGGARFYRKARELLRFAHEFEQNALADNDVVAGQIDIGCFETVAPLYLPRLIAGFHERYPGVEIRLQDGEQQELVQGLTTGRFDLAILYKHDLDASIASEPLMPAQRPYALLPAGHRFARQAQVSLRELVLEPMILLGVLPSRTYFVSIFEELGLSPNIVFSSPSIEMVRGMVGQGFGFSVLVTRPHAQTTYDGKQVVCVPISDAVTGSGLVAAWLQRAQLTRPAQLFVDYCKECLAPE, encoded by the coding sequence GTGGCCGCTTACACCCTGCGTCAGCTCAAGTATTTCGTCACCACCGTCGAGTGCGGCAGCGTTGCCGAGGCATCGCGCAAGCTGTACATCGCCCAGCCGTCCATCTCCACCGCCGTGAAGGGGCTGGAGGAAAGTTTCGGCGTGCAACTGTTCATCCGCCACCACGCCCAGGGGGTCTCGCTGACCCCCGGTGGGGCGCGTTTCTACCGCAAGGCGCGGGAGTTGCTGCGTTTTGCCCACGAGTTCGAGCAGAACGCCCTGGCGGACAACGACGTGGTGGCCGGGCAGATCGACATCGGCTGCTTCGAAACGGTGGCGCCGCTCTACCTGCCACGGCTGATCGCCGGTTTCCACGAACGCTACCCGGGGGTGGAGATACGCCTGCAGGATGGCGAGCAGCAGGAGCTGGTGCAGGGGCTGACTACCGGGCGCTTCGACCTGGCGATCCTCTACAAGCACGACCTCGACGCCAGCATCGCCAGTGAGCCGCTGATGCCCGCGCAACGACCCTACGCGCTGCTGCCCGCTGGCCACCGCTTCGCCCGGCAGGCGCAGGTGTCGCTGCGCGAGCTGGTGCTGGAGCCGATGATCCTGCTCGGGGTGCTGCCGAGTCGCACCTACTTCGTCAGCATCTTCGAGGAACTGGGGCTCAGCCCGAACATCGTCTTCAGCTCGCCGTCCATCGAGATGGTGCGCGGCATGGTCGGCCAGGGGTTCGGCTTCTCGGTGCTGGTGACCCGCCCGCATGCGCAGACCACCTATGACGGCAAGCAGGTGGTCTGTGTGCCGATCAGCGACGCGGTCACCGGCTCCGGCCTGGTCGCGGCCTGGTTGCAACGGGCGCAGCTGACACGTCCGGCGCAGTTGTTCGTCGACTACTGCAAGGAGTGCCTGGCGCCGGAGTAG
- a CDS encoding peptidylprolyl isomerase — protein sequence MKGKTLWLGVGALAVLAAAVSLTQRHEPVSAVAATLPAVKDDTPSLARLGDQQISTHELEVLFAQLPEQVRQQLRANRPTLETWIRARLAEKALYQQAVTEGWSQRPEVQAQTQAAVEQIVLRSYLNNVSQVPDDYPSEDDLQQAYDSQKAALQIPAGYRLSQIFLAVPDKESEESVRKQAQALSKRAQAAGADFAELARTYSQDSGSAAQGGDIGLQPLAQLLPEVRGAVPKLKVGEVSAPLQSPLGFHIVKLTETQAAREASFYEVREQLRQILRTQRQEQAAKAYVDGMLNNATLSIDGAALSKLLETPQ from the coding sequence GTGAAGGGCAAGACACTCTGGCTTGGCGTTGGCGCCCTGGCCGTACTGGCCGCCGCCGTTTCCCTGACCCAGCGTCACGAACCGGTGTCGGCGGTAGCGGCCACCCTGCCTGCGGTGAAGGACGACACCCCGTCCCTGGCCCGCCTGGGCGACCAGCAGATCAGCACCCACGAACTGGAGGTGCTCTTTGCGCAGTTGCCGGAGCAGGTGCGTCAGCAACTGCGTGCCAACCGGCCGACGCTGGAAACCTGGATCCGCGCCCGCCTGGCGGAGAAGGCCCTGTACCAGCAGGCCGTGACCGAAGGCTGGTCACAGCGCCCCGAGGTGCAGGCGCAGACCCAGGCGGCCGTCGAGCAGATCGTGCTGCGCAGCTACCTGAACAATGTCTCCCAGGTGCCGGACGACTACCCGAGCGAGGATGATCTGCAACAGGCCTATGACAGCCAGAAGGCCGCGTTGCAGATACCGGCGGGCTATCGCCTGAGCCAGATCTTCCTGGCCGTCCCGGACAAGGAGTCGGAAGAGAGCGTACGCAAGCAGGCCCAGGCCCTGAGCAAGCGTGCACAAGCGGCCGGGGCGGACTTCGCCGAACTGGCGCGCACCTATTCGCAGGACTCGGGCAGCGCCGCACAGGGTGGCGATATCGGCCTGCAGCCCTTGGCCCAACTGCTGCCGGAAGTTCGCGGCGCAGTGCCCAAGCTCAAGGTCGGGGAAGTGAGTGCGCCCCTGCAAAGCCCCCTGGGGTTCCATATCGTCAAGCTGACCGAAACCCAGGCCGCGCGCGAGGCCAGCTTCTACGAAGTGCGTGAGCAACTGCGGCAGATACTCCGGACGCAACGTCAGGAGCAGGCGGCCAAGGCCTATGTCGATGGCATGCTCAACAACGCCACGCTGAGCATCGACGGCGCGGCCCTCAGCAAGCTCCTCGAAACGCCGCAGTGA
- a CDS encoding YbjN domain-containing protein yields MNAPTLIESVSADSLTNLLQESGYRVNRAEQGGSVQLLSASQGVGYTLRFGNPAATEGQYLDFTFSCALHIQGELPENLVNQWNASRRFSRLSVQGGFLVLEKDVVVAEGVGARYLAGSLLLWDRLLQEFIVYLRDYGRDNLSAATTPAQGQPGSDA; encoded by the coding sequence ATGAACGCACCTACCCTGATCGAAAGCGTCAGCGCCGACTCGCTGACCAACCTCTTGCAAGAGTCCGGCTACCGCGTCAACCGCGCCGAGCAGGGCGGTTCGGTACAACTGCTCAGCGCCAGCCAGGGTGTGGGCTATACCCTGCGTTTCGGCAACCCGGCCGCCACCGAGGGGCAGTACCTCGACTTCACCTTCAGTTGCGCGCTGCATATCCAGGGCGAACTGCCGGAGAACCTGGTCAACCAGTGGAACGCTTCGCGGCGTTTCTCCCGGCTCTCGGTGCAGGGCGGCTTCCTCGTGCTGGAGAAGGACGTGGTCGTGGCCGAAGGCGTCGGCGCCCGCTACCTGGCCGGCAGCCTGCTGCTGTGGGACCGTCTGCTGCAGGAGTTCATCGTCTATCTGCGCGACTATGGCCGCGACAACCTTTCCGCAGCGACCACGCCGGCCCAGGGCCAGCCAGGAAGTGACGCGTGA